The following DNA comes from Janthinobacterium sp. TB1-E2.
ACCTGCTGCGCCAGCTGATCATGGCGCTGGAGCAATTGGACCCGGGCGAGGAACCGGCGCGCGAAGCGCTGCTGGCCGAACTGATCCTCGATGAATTGAAACGCTCGGACACGCGCCCCATCCGCGTCCCCTTGCCCAGCGACAAGCGCCTGAAAACCCTGTGCGACAGCCTGATCGAAAAACCGGGCTTGAACCAGACCCTGGAACACTGGGCGCAGCTGGTCGGCGCCTCGGAGCGGACCCTGGCGCGGCTGTTCGAACGGGAATTGGGCATGAGTTTTGGCCAGTGGCGCCAGCAAGTGCGCCTGGCGCACGCGGCGCCCCTTATCGCGCGCGGCGTTCCGTTGTCGCAAGTGGCCGAAGAACTGGGCTACGCCAGCCAGTCGGCCTTTTCCGCCATGTTCAAGAAGACTTTCGGCAGTTCGCCGT
Coding sequences within:
- a CDS encoding AraC family transcriptional regulator translates to MGVPILHHTRMCPPREAPSATIPVTMVARDLQPDEFLLPHSHPWGQVTMALEGVLRITANNSSWVLPPMRAIWIAPNVEHAVTILEKTRLRPLCIHAARAPFAGRDCKVLEVSNLLRQLIMALEQLDPGEEPAREALLAELILDELKRSDTRPIRVPLPSDKRLKTLCDSLIEKPGLNQTLEHWAQLVGASERTLARLFERELGMSFGQWRQQVRLAHAAPLIARGVPLSQVAEELGYASQSAFSAMFKKTFGSSPSAFFAQGERS